A segment of the Candidatus Omnitrophota bacterium genome:
GATGGGAGTCAGGGAACGGTCGCAACGCCTCAGGGCGTTCACGACCGATCGCATGGGTCGGAGTTTGGGTGTTGCAGAGCGTTTTCATAAGTGGGATCATCCGAGGCGACGCCGCAGCCGATCATGCAGCAGGCGAATCGGTTTAAACTGCTTGCGGAGCTCAGCCTCGGTAGGCTGGCGCGTGGCGGTGCGATGTCGGTACGCGTCGGCAAGTTCACCAACCCGCGTGAGCCGCTCGGCAGCACCAAGCGAGAGCGGCTGGCCCCGTTGCGCCACATAGAGCCGCAACGCTTCACGAATCAGCTCGCTTTTGGTGCGATGCTCCACTCGGGCCAGCGCTGCTGCCAGCGTACTCATCTGAGGCGGCAGCGAAATCGTCCACGTCCTCGTCACTCGCATCTCGTCTCCACTGATAAATGCTTACTTTGTCTTACTGAGTATTATACCATATTCGCCGTATACGTATCGATGCTGCTCAATCTCCCCTACACGGTGGACGCTAGATGGCTTGTTGCTTAAAGGCGCAGGACGTCGCGGGCGGCGCGGGCGATGTCTTCGGGCATGCTCATCCATATGGGTGCAGGTGGGCCTGCGGCCGCGCGTGTTAGAGAAAGCCAAGCTTGCGTAAGCGGGCGAGCGCTTCAATATACACTTCTTCATCGCGACGCATGCCGGCGTTGATGACGAGCACAAGCAAGCGATCGCGCTCGATGTGGTAAATGACGCGGTAGGCGCCCACCCGAAGCCGCCAATAGCCCTTGAGCGGTCCGGCCAACGGCTTGCCGAATGTCGTGGGACTCGTCGTTAATTTCGCCCGAATGGCTTTGGCGATCTGCTGACGAGCCGCAACGTCAAGTCGCGCGAAATCCTCGTCGACAACGAGGCGATGAATCTCGACCTGCCACATTCGTCACGAATGGCGCAGACCGACGCGTCGTTCAAGCTCTTCGAGCGAAATATAATCCTTCGGGCGGGCACGCCGAACGCGCTCCTTGGCCAAAAGTCCCAAGATGGTGTCCTCAACCAAATCCAACAGCCCTTCTGTGCGTTCGTACTGCTCGATAGGCAATAAGACCGCCATCGGCTTGTGGCGCTTTTCCACGATGACCGGTTCTCGCTGGGCTGTCTTGACGATCTCTTCGGCATGCGTTCGGAACTCGGACACTCCCACGAGAGTTGTGTCTTCCTTGATGCGTCTCATCTTCACTCCTCCTCACTGAAACAAGCATATCATAAGCCTATTCAATTGTCAATTCAATGTACAATGTTCGGGGAACCTAGAGCGCTTGCTGTTTAAGGCGGAGGACGTCGTGGGCGGCGCGGGCGATGTCCTCGGGCATGAGATGGAAGGCTTTGAGGAGGACGGCGGGGTCGCCTGAGGTGCCGAAGCGGTCATTGACACCGACGAAGCGCATCGGCACCGGATGGGTTTGCACCACCACTTCAGCCACCGCGCTGCCCAGGCCCCCAATCACGGAGTGTTCCTCGGCCGTGACCAGCGCCCCGGTGTCTTTGGCGGCGGCGATGATGGCCTCGCGATCGATCGGCTTGATCGTGTGCAGGTTGATGACGCGCGCGTCGATCTCCTCCTTGAGGAGCGCTTCGGCGGCCGCGAGCGCATGCCCGACCATCACGCCGCAGGCGATGATGGTCACATCAGCGCCCGGCCGCATCGTGATCGCCTGCCCGATCTGGTAGGGATCGGACTCTTTCGTCACCGCCGGGGCGGGGGCTCGACCCAGCCGCAGGAACACCGGGCCCGGGTAGTCGGCGCAGGCGATCGTCGCTTTCCTGGCCTCAATCGCATCGCACGGCGCGATCACCGTCATGTGCGGCAGGGAGCGCATGTGGGGAAACTCTTCCAGCGCTTCGGCGGTGGCGCCATCCGCCCCGACCGACAGCCCGCCGTGCGAGCCGGCGATTTTCACATTCAGCTGCTGGTAGCAGACGGCCAAGCGCAACTGCTCAATCGTCTTGCCGACGATGAACTGGGAGAACGAGCACGCAAACGGAATCTTGCCAGCCAGAGCCAGGCCGGCCGCCGTGCCGATCAAATCCTGCTCGGCGATGCCCACGGAAAAAAATCGATTGGGGTACGCTTTCTTGAACGCAATCGCGCGGCAAGAATCTTCCAAGTCGCCGGAGAGCGCGACCACGTGAGGGTTCGTCTTCCCCAACTCCAGCAGCCCTTCTCCGAATCCGTCTCGTGTCGCTTTATCCGCCATCGGCTGTCTTCCAATCGATATCAGATATCAAACAGACGTTTGATATCTGATATCGCTCTAAGACTCAAGTTCTTTCAAGGCGCGCTCAAGTTCGTCGGGTTTGGGGGCCACGCCGTGCCAGGCGTGGTTCAGCTCCATGAAGGAGACCCCCTTGCCTTTCACCGTGCGCGCGACGACGACCTGGGGCTTGCCGGTGATCGTCGCGGCTTCATCATACGCACGGCACACCTGGGCGATGTCATGGCCGTCGATTTCAATCGTATGCCAGCCGAAGGCGCGCCATTTGTCAGCGAGCGGCTCGATGTCTTGGATCTCTTTGACCGGCCCGTTTTGCTGCAACTGATTCGCGTCGATGATCGCGCAGACCGCGTCCAGCTTGTGGTGGTGTGCTGTCATCGCCGCCTCCCACACTTGGCCTTCCTGGATTTCCCCGTCGCCCATTAAGCAGTAGATCCGGCGCGCGCGGCCATCCAGCCGATCGGCCATCGCCAAGCCATTGGCCATCGACAAGCCCTGGCCCAAGGACCCTGCGGAAATTTCGATTCCCGGCACCGAGTTGCGCTCGGGGTGCCCCTGGAGCCTCGTAGGATACTTGCGCAGGGTCATCAACTCGTCTTTGGGGAAGTAGCCCTGGTACGCCAGCACCGCATAGAGCGCTGGACATCCGTGCCCTTTGGACAAGAGAAAGAGGTCGCGGTCGGGCCACTGGGGCCGTGTGGGATCATGGCGCAGCGCGTGCCAATACACGCCGACCAGGAGCTCGACCATGGACAAGGAGCCGCCGGGATGGCCGCTGCCCGCGTTGGCAATCATGCGCAAGATAGCCTGGCGCAATTCCACCGCTAATTTTTTCAACGCCTGGAGATCAGGTTGCAACCGTTGAGCGCTCATCAGGAAATAACCAATGACCAAATTCCAATGACCAAACAATAACCAATCACCAAATGTTCCAATAACCAAACCGTTTGGTCATTCGGTTATTGGAACATTGGTCACTGCTTGGTTATTGGTGCTTGGTGATTGGTCATTGTTTTTAGTTTCTCTTGGATCGTCGTCTGCTGCGGATCCAGCTCCGCCGCGCGCTGCCAGCTGGCTCGCGCGCGCTCCACATCATGCCGCTGAAAATACACATCGCCGAGATGGTCAAAAATCACCGCATCATTATCGATGAGGACAGCCGCGCGCTCAAGATATTTCATCGCCTCGTCCAGATGCCCCATTTTGAATTCCACCCAGCCGAGGCTGTCGAGGTAGGCGCCGTTGTCCGGATCGAGCATGAGGGCCCGCTCAATCAATTGCTTGGCCTCCTCTAATCGCGTGCCCTCTTCGGCCTGAATGTAGCCGAGATAATTCATGGCATCGCTGTGGTGGGCATCAAGCTCCAGCGTCCGCTGCAAGAACCGCCGCGCCTCATCCCGGCGCCCCAGCCGATCCAGCTGCGAGGCCGCGTAAAAATGCGCCTGCGCATACTCGGCGTTGAGGGCAATGGCTTTCTCAAACGCCCGCAGCGCTTCGTGGGTCTGCTGCGCCTCCCGGTAGACGATGCCGAGGGCGACATACAAATCCGGCCGCTCGCCGAAGGCCTCCAACTGCTTGCCGAGAAACTGCACCGCCTCCTCATAGCGGCCCTGGACGATCCACACCCGCACCGCCCCCACCACCGCATCGACATCATGCGGGGTCAGATCCAGCACCGCCTGATAATTCGCCAGGGCCTGCGCATACTGCTTGGCCGAGGCGTGCGCGCGGGCCGAGTGGAAATACAAGCGCGGGTTAAACGGGTCAAGATGCAGGGCGGCTTCGTAATGCGCCGCCGCCTCCGACGGCCGATCGGCCAACTCAAAGGTCAGCCCCAGGGCCAGCCGCGTCTCGAGGCTCTCCGGCTGCAGCTCCAGCGCTCGCGAGAGCTCCCGCAGCGCCTCCTCATACTGCCCCACCCGGCCGTAGAGCACGCCGAGGTTATAGTGCAGCTGCGTTGAGGAGCCGGCCGCGTCGCTGATCCGATGGTAGAGCGCAATCGCCCGATCGAGCTGGCCTTGGAGCACATAGAGATCGGCCAGCGTGCTGAGCACAAATTGGTCTTCCGGATCGATCCGCTGCAGCCGCTCATAATCGTCAACCGCCTTCTCGAGCTGGCCCTGCGAGGCGTGCAGCATCGCCACCCACCGCAAGGCGTCGGGCTGGTCGGGCTGCAGTGTTAAAGCGCGCTCAAAGGAGTCCAGCGCCTTGTCCATCTGGCCCATTTTCACGTAGGTCGCCCCCAACCGCACATGCAAGACCGGCGAGCGGCGATCATGGGTGAGGGCCAACTGATACGCATCGAGGGCGTCCGGCAGTTTCAAGGAGCGCTCGTAGAGCAAGCCGCGCAAGTAGGAGCTCAACGCCGCGCGATCCGTCTCTCGATGGACGACATGCGTCGTCGCGCATCCGCTGCTGAGCAGATAGCACATAGCAGATAGCAGATAGCAAAAACGGAACGCGTTTCTCATTGATCAATTCTATGTGCTATGTGCTATTTGCTATGTGCTGCAGTTAGTAGATCACTTTGTTGAGGGGATACTCAATGATGTCCTGCCCGCCCGCCTCTTTCAACTTCGGGATCAGCGCCTTGATCTCCCGTTCTTCGATGATGGTT
Coding sequences within it:
- a CDS encoding type II toxin-antitoxin system VapB family antitoxin — its product is MRVTRTWTISLPPQMSTLAAALARVEHRTKSELIREALRLYVAQRGQPLSLGAAERLTRVGELADAYRHRTATRQPTEAELRKQFKPIRLLHDRLRRRLG
- a CDS encoding type II toxin-antitoxin system RelE/ParE family toxin, translating into MWQVEIHRLVVDEDFARLDVAARQQIAKAIRAKLTTSPTTFGKPLAGPLKGYWRLRVGAYRVIYHIERDRLLVLVINAGMRRDEEVYIEALARLRKLGFL
- a CDS encoding type II toxin-antitoxin system Phd/YefM family antitoxin, which produces MRRIKEDTTLVGVSEFRTHAEEIVKTAQREPVIVEKRHKPMAVLLPIEQYERTEGLLDLVEDTILGLLAKERVRRARPKDYISLEELERRVGLRHS
- a CDS encoding transketolase family protein, which encodes MADKATRDGFGEGLLELGKTNPHVVALSGDLEDSCRAIAFKKAYPNRFFSVGIAEQDLIGTAAGLALAGKIPFACSFSQFIVGKTIEQLRLAVCYQQLNVKIAGSHGGLSVGADGATAEALEEFPHMRSLPHMTVIAPCDAIEARKATIACADYPGPVFLRLGRAPAPAVTKESDPYQIGQAITMRPGADVTIIACGVMVGHALAAAEALLKEEIDARVINLHTIKPIDREAIIAAAKDTGALVTAEEHSVIGGLGSAVAEVVVQTHPVPMRFVGVNDRFGTSGDPAVLLKAFHLMPEDIARAAHDVLRLKQQAL
- a CDS encoding transketolase, yielding MSAQRLQPDLQALKKLAVELRQAILRMIANAGSGHPGGSLSMVELLVGVYWHALRHDPTRPQWPDRDLFLLSKGHGCPALYAVLAYQGYFPKDELMTLRKYPTRLQGHPERNSVPGIEISAGSLGQGLSMANGLAMADRLDGRARRIYCLMGDGEIQEGQVWEAAMTAHHHKLDAVCAIIDANQLQQNGPVKEIQDIEPLADKWRAFGWHTIEIDGHDIAQVCRAYDEAATITGKPQVVVARTVKGKGVSFMELNHAWHGVAPKPDELERALKELES
- a CDS encoding tetratricopeptide repeat protein, which translates into the protein MCYLLSSGCATTHVVHRETDRAALSSYLRGLLYERSLKLPDALDAYQLALTHDRRSPVLHVRLGATYVKMGQMDKALDSFERALTLQPDQPDALRWVAMLHASQGQLEKAVDDYERLQRIDPEDQFVLSTLADLYVLQGQLDRAIALYHRISDAAGSSTQLHYNLGVLYGRVGQYEEALRELSRALELQPESLETRLALGLTFELADRPSEAAAHYEAALHLDPFNPRLYFHSARAHASAKQYAQALANYQAVLDLTPHDVDAVVGAVRVWIVQGRYEEAVQFLGKQLEAFGERPDLYVALGIVYREAQQTHEALRAFEKAIALNAEYAQAHFYAASQLDRLGRRDEARRFLQRTLELDAHHSDAMNYLGYIQAEEGTRLEEAKQLIERALMLDPDNGAYLDSLGWVEFKMGHLDEAMKYLERAAVLIDNDAVIFDHLGDVYFQRHDVERARASWQRAAELDPQQTTIQEKLKTMTNHQAPITKQ